One part of the Marmota flaviventris isolate mMarFla1 chromosome 4, mMarFla1.hap1, whole genome shotgun sequence genome encodes these proteins:
- the Vps26a gene encoding vacuolar protein sorting-associated protein 26A isoform X2: protein MSFLGGFFGPICEIDVVLNDGETRKMAEMKTEDGKVEKHYLFYDGESVSGKSFAVLNFLELFNDKSNTHEFVNLVKELALPGELTQSRSYDFEFMQVEKPYESYIGANVRLRYFLKVTIVRRLTDLVKEYDLIVHQLATYPDVNNSIKMEVGIEDCLHIEFEYNKSKYHLKDVIVGKIYFLLVRIKIQHMELQLIKKEITGIGPSTTTETETIAKYEIMDGAPVKGESIPIRLFLAGYDPTPTMRDVNKKFSVRYFLNLVLVDEEDRRYFKQQEIILWRKAPEKLRKQRTNFHQRFESPESQASAEQPEM from the exons ATG agtttTCTTGGAGGCTTTTTTGGTCCCATTTGTGAGATTGATGTTGTCCTTAATGATGGAGAAACCAGGAAAATGGCAGAAATGAAAACTGAAGATGGCAAGGTGGAAAAACACTATCTCTTCTATGATGGAGAATCAGTTTCAGGAAAG tcttttgctgttttaaatttcttagaaCTCTTCAATGACAAGAGTAATACCCATGAATTTGTAAACCTAGTGAAAGAACTAGCCTTACCTGGAGAACTGACTCAGAGCAGAAGTTATGATTTTGAATTTATGCAAGTTGAAAAGCCATATGAATCTTACATCGGTGCCAATGTCCGCTTAAG GTATTTTCTTAAGGTGACAATAGTGAGAAGACTGACAGACTTGGTGAAAGAGTATGATCTTATTGTTCACCAGCTTGCCACCTATCCTGATGTTAACAACTCTATTAAGATGGAAGTGGGCATTGAAGATTGTCTGCATATAGAATTTGAATACAATAAGTCAAA ATATCATTTAAAGGATGTGATTGTTGGAAAAATTTACTTCTTATTggtaagaataaaaatacaacacaTGGAGTTACAACTGATTAAAAAAGAGATCACAGGAATTG GACCCAGTACCacaacagaaacagaaacaatcGCCAAATATGAAATAATGGATGGTGCACCAGTAAAAG GTGAATCCATTCCAATAAGACTGTTTTTAGCAGGCTATGATCCAACACCAACAATGAGAGATGTGAACAAAAAATTTTCAGTAAGGTACTTCTTGAATCTAGTGCTTGTTGATGAGGAAGACAGAAGGTACTTCAAGCAGCAG GAAATCATCTTATGGAGAAAAGCTCCTGAAAAACTGAGGAAACAGAGAACAAACTTTCACCAGCGATTTGAGTCTCCAGAGTCACAGGCATCTGCTGAACAGCCTGAAATGTGA
- the Vps26a gene encoding vacuolar protein sorting-associated protein 26A isoform X1, translated as MSFLGGFFGPICEIDVVLNDGETRKMAEMKTEDGKVEKHYLFYDGESVSGKVNLAFKQPGKRLEHQGIRIEFVGQIELFNDKSNTHEFVNLVKELALPGELTQSRSYDFEFMQVEKPYESYIGANVRLRYFLKVTIVRRLTDLVKEYDLIVHQLATYPDVNNSIKMEVGIEDCLHIEFEYNKSKYHLKDVIVGKIYFLLVRIKIQHMELQLIKKEITGIGPSTTTETETIAKYEIMDGAPVKGESIPIRLFLAGYDPTPTMRDVNKKFSVRYFLNLVLVDEEDRRYFKQQEIILWRKAPEKLRKQRTNFHQRFESPESQASAEQPEM; from the exons ATG agtttTCTTGGAGGCTTTTTTGGTCCCATTTGTGAGATTGATGTTGTCCTTAATGATGGAGAAACCAGGAAAATGGCAGAAATGAAAACTGAAGATGGCAAGGTGGAAAAACACTATCTCTTCTATGATGGAGAATCAGTTTCAGGAAAG GTAAACCTAGCCTTTAAGCAACCTGGAAAGAGGCTAGAGCACCAAGGAATTAGAATTGAATTTGTAGGTCAAATTG aaCTCTTCAATGACAAGAGTAATACCCATGAATTTGTAAACCTAGTGAAAGAACTAGCCTTACCTGGAGAACTGACTCAGAGCAGAAGTTATGATTTTGAATTTATGCAAGTTGAAAAGCCATATGAATCTTACATCGGTGCCAATGTCCGCTTAAG GTATTTTCTTAAGGTGACAATAGTGAGAAGACTGACAGACTTGGTGAAAGAGTATGATCTTATTGTTCACCAGCTTGCCACCTATCCTGATGTTAACAACTCTATTAAGATGGAAGTGGGCATTGAAGATTGTCTGCATATAGAATTTGAATACAATAAGTCAAA ATATCATTTAAAGGATGTGATTGTTGGAAAAATTTACTTCTTATTggtaagaataaaaatacaacacaTGGAGTTACAACTGATTAAAAAAGAGATCACAGGAATTG GACCCAGTACCacaacagaaacagaaacaatcGCCAAATATGAAATAATGGATGGTGCACCAGTAAAAG GTGAATCCATTCCAATAAGACTGTTTTTAGCAGGCTATGATCCAACACCAACAATGAGAGATGTGAACAAAAAATTTTCAGTAAGGTACTTCTTGAATCTAGTGCTTGTTGATGAGGAAGACAGAAGGTACTTCAAGCAGCAG GAAATCATCTTATGGAGAAAAGCTCCTGAAAAACTGAGGAAACAGAGAACAAACTTTCACCAGCGATTTGAGTCTCCAGAGTCACAGGCATCTGCTGAACAGCCTGAAATGTGA
- the Vps26a gene encoding vacuolar protein sorting-associated protein 26A isoform X3, which yields MQVEKPYESYIGANVRLRYFLKVTIVRRLTDLVKEYDLIVHQLATYPDVNNSIKMEVGIEDCLHIEFEYNKSKYHLKDVIVGKIYFLLVRIKIQHMELQLIKKEITGIGPSTTTETETIAKYEIMDGAPVKGESIPIRLFLAGYDPTPTMRDVNKKFSVRYFLNLVLVDEEDRRYFKQQEIILWRKAPEKLRKQRTNFHQRFESPESQASAEQPEM from the exons ATGCAAGTTGAAAAGCCATATGAATCTTACATCGGTGCCAATGTCCGCTTAAG GTATTTTCTTAAGGTGACAATAGTGAGAAGACTGACAGACTTGGTGAAAGAGTATGATCTTATTGTTCACCAGCTTGCCACCTATCCTGATGTTAACAACTCTATTAAGATGGAAGTGGGCATTGAAGATTGTCTGCATATAGAATTTGAATACAATAAGTCAAA ATATCATTTAAAGGATGTGATTGTTGGAAAAATTTACTTCTTATTggtaagaataaaaatacaacacaTGGAGTTACAACTGATTAAAAAAGAGATCACAGGAATTG GACCCAGTACCacaacagaaacagaaacaatcGCCAAATATGAAATAATGGATGGTGCACCAGTAAAAG GTGAATCCATTCCAATAAGACTGTTTTTAGCAGGCTATGATCCAACACCAACAATGAGAGATGTGAACAAAAAATTTTCAGTAAGGTACTTCTTGAATCTAGTGCTTGTTGATGAGGAAGACAGAAGGTACTTCAAGCAGCAG GAAATCATCTTATGGAGAAAAGCTCCTGAAAAACTGAGGAAACAGAGAACAAACTTTCACCAGCGATTTGAGTCTCCAGAGTCACAGGCATCTGCTGAACAGCCTGAAATGTGA